In Methanosarcina barkeri MS, a single window of DNA contains:
- the dapB gene encoding 4-hydroxy-tetrahydrodipicolinate reductase: MINVAVLGACGRMGSLIVENVINSADMQLVAAFDINYFGRDAGEFAHVGNLGVRISDVKDLETVLKESKADVLIDFTAAGATVVNAPIAARAGVNLIIGTTGLTPEQRAVIDEAIQEGQVSAVISPNYSVGVNVFFKIIREAAKYLADYDIEIIEAHHNQKKDAPSGTALRAADIISEAVGGKEYVYGREGIAPRGKEIGIHGVRAGDITGDHIVLFAGNSERIEIKHMAHSRQIFAKGAVRAAEWVCKQKPGIYSMDDVLGL; the protein is encoded by the coding sequence ATGATTAACGTAGCAGTACTCGGAGCCTGCGGCAGGATGGGCTCTTTAATTGTGGAGAATGTTATCAACTCTGCGGATATGCAGCTTGTTGCTGCTTTTGATATCAACTATTTCGGAAGGGACGCAGGAGAATTTGCTCACGTAGGGAACCTTGGAGTCCGGATCTCGGACGTAAAAGACCTTGAAACTGTCCTGAAAGAAAGCAAGGCTGATGTCCTTATTGACTTCACTGCAGCAGGCGCAACCGTAGTTAACGCTCCAATAGCAGCCAGAGCCGGGGTAAATCTAATAATCGGAACCACAGGGCTGACTCCTGAGCAGCGAGCAGTGATTGACGAAGCCATTCAGGAAGGTCAGGTCAGTGCCGTCATTTCCCCTAACTACTCAGTAGGCGTTAACGTCTTTTTCAAGATTATCAGGGAAGCTGCAAAATATCTTGCAGATTATGATATCGAGATTATTGAAGCTCACCATAATCAGAAAAAAGATGCCCCAAGCGGAACCGCCCTTAGGGCAGCCGACATTATTAGTGAGGCTGTCGGTGGAAAGGAATATGTCTATGGTAGGGAAGGTATTGCCCCACGCGGAAAAGAAATTGGAATTCATGGAGTCCGCGCTGGAGATATCACAGGCGACCATATTGTCCTTTTTGCAGGAAATTCTGAAAGAATTGAGATCAAGCACATGGCTCACTCCCGCCAGATCTTTGCCAAAGGTGCAGTCCGTGCAGCCGAATGGGTCTGCAAGCAAAAACCAGGAATTTATTCCATGGACGATGTGCTTGGTTTATAA
- the dapA gene encoding 4-hydroxy-tetrahydrodipicolinate synthase, with protein sequence MFEGTMPALITPFTKDDRIDREGLQRNIEFVEKGGVSGIVPCGTTGESATLSASEHEEVIDIAVECSKVPVIAGTGSNNTGEALQFTKHAADAGVDGVLLISPYYNKPNPAGLLAHFKKIAEAVDVPMVMYNIPSRTGQDMPLEVIVELAKVENIVGIKEASGNIGKVSQILENTIDEDFVVISGEDNLTLPILSVGGRGVISVAANIVPDRMSRMVNAALAGDYETARKIHFEIAPLIRSLFLETNPIPVKKAAELAGLASGNLRLPLAPLSETNTQKVADELRKLGVIE encoded by the coding sequence ATGTTTGAAGGAACAATGCCTGCCCTGATAACTCCTTTTACGAAGGATGACAGGATTGACAGGGAAGGCTTACAAAGGAATATTGAATTTGTTGAAAAGGGAGGAGTTTCAGGGATTGTGCCTTGTGGTACTACTGGAGAATCCGCGACTCTTTCCGCAAGTGAGCATGAAGAAGTCATAGATATTGCAGTGGAATGTTCAAAGGTTCCTGTAATTGCAGGAACAGGTTCAAATAATACAGGAGAAGCTCTCCAGTTTACAAAACACGCTGCAGATGCGGGTGTCGATGGCGTACTTCTGATTTCTCCCTATTATAACAAGCCAAATCCTGCAGGTCTGCTTGCGCATTTTAAGAAAATTGCAGAAGCAGTCGATGTTCCTATGGTTATGTATAATATCCCTTCCCGTACAGGACAGGATATGCCACTAGAAGTCATTGTCGAACTTGCAAAAGTTGAAAATATCGTGGGAATTAAAGAAGCCAGTGGGAATATCGGTAAAGTTTCCCAGATTCTGGAAAATACCATAGATGAAGACTTCGTGGTTATTTCAGGTGAGGATAATTTGACTCTTCCTATTCTTTCTGTAGGAGGCCGGGGAGTCATTTCTGTCGCCGCAAATATAGTGCCTGACAGAATGTCCAGAATGGTAAATGCAGCCCTTGCCGGAGACTACGAAACTGCAAGGAAGATTCATTTTGAAATTGCCCCTCTGATTCGCTCCCTTTTTCTGGAAACGAACCCGATCCCGGTTAAAAAAGCTGCAGAACTTGCAGGCTTGGCAAGCGGGAACCTGAGGCTTCCACTCGCTCCCCTTAGTGAGACAAATACTCAGAAGGTTGCAGATGAACTCAGGAAATTGGGGGTTATAGAATGA
- a CDS encoding 30S ribosomal protein S17e: MGNIRQTNIKRIAFQLLENHRDVFTKDFETNKALVTKYTTIESKVIRNRVAGYVTRKVARMKVY, encoded by the coding sequence ATGGGAAATATAAGACAGACAAACATAAAAAGAATAGCATTCCAACTGCTTGAGAACCACAGGGATGTCTTTACAAAAGACTTTGAAACTAACAAGGCTCTTGTGACAAAGTATACGACAATTGAAAGCAAAGTTATAAGGAACAGGGTTGCAGGTTACGTTACAAGAAAAGTTGCACGCATGAAAGTATACTGA
- a CDS encoding heparan-alpha-glucosaminide N-acetyltransferase produces MAIYADRFWEIDCLRGLAVLLMLFYHYLYDLDFFKLVDVQIRSGFILYAGRFSALLFILISGVALSISHSRALNKESAGNISENFSKYLKRGIKLYLMGLLLTGITWIFLPEEYIVFGILHFFGVSAILVYPFLRYGKENLFFSLFFGLIGLHIKNITFGFSSLLWLGFTPENFSTLDYFPVFPWFGVLLAGVFLGNFLYSGGKRQFELPYTEKNPLIRLFSRTGQHSLLIYFIHQPLFLGLLFLSGLLNLNML; encoded by the coding sequence ATGGCCATATATGCAGACCGCTTCTGGGAGATTGATTGTCTGCGAGGACTTGCTGTTCTCTTGATGCTCTTTTATCATTATCTTTATGACCTGGACTTTTTCAAGCTTGTGGATGTTCAGATCAGATCCGGCTTTATCTTATATGCAGGCAGATTCTCAGCTTTACTTTTTATACTGATCTCAGGAGTTGCCCTTTCTATAAGCCATTCAAGAGCTCTTAACAAAGAGTCTGCCGGAAATATATCAGAAAATTTTTCCAAGTACCTGAAAAGAGGAATAAAACTCTACCTAATGGGGCTTTTGCTCACAGGTATAACCTGGATCTTTTTACCTGAAGAATATATTGTCTTTGGAATCCTGCATTTTTTTGGGGTTTCGGCAATACTCGTCTATCCTTTCCTGAGATATGGGAAAGAAAATCTCTTTTTTAGCCTGTTTTTCGGCCTTATAGGGCTTCACATCAAGAATATAACTTTTGGTTTTTCCAGCCTGCTCTGGCTAGGCTTTACACCTGAAAATTTTAGTACCCTTGACTACTTTCCTGTATTTCCCTGGTTTGGAGTATTGCTAGCAGGAGTTTTCCTGGGTAATTTTCTGTACTCAGGCGGAAAAAGGCAGTTTGAGCTTCCCTATACTGAAAAAAATCCCCTTATCAGGCTGTTTTCAAGAACAGGGCAACATTCTCTGCTCATATACTTCATTCATCAACCGCTTTTTCTCGGACTTTTATTCCTAAGCGGACTACTCAATCTGAATATGCTGTAA
- a CDS encoding CPBP family intramembrane glutamic endopeptidase: MAISDFISSELEAGKASLPELGKMLKMQTEEKNRFLKKIIYAGIPVAAITLIELLIFGGRLREASIAYTILLLSLSYSIAVLKKTEIRKLYQALLLLTIFRLVNFSMPVFFERNLYSFIFIYAPMALPITLATVHQKVIYERKKDTLRKIWIYFPLSILAGLAFGQVEYIMIGARELIPDLSLTNLLILIIIMVFIVGLIEELIFRSILQTRLEEFLGPAWGIFLSSLLFGIMHSTYGTPYEMVYTFFLGGFLGYLFYRTRSLPLVVMIHGSINVFLFGIIPHAGSIVGLM; this comes from the coding sequence ATGGCAATCTCGGATTTTATATCTTCAGAGCTGGAAGCGGGAAAAGCCTCTCTGCCGGAGCTCGGGAAAATGCTTAAAATGCAAACTGAAGAAAAAAACCGATTTTTGAAAAAGATAATTTATGCAGGAATCCCTGTAGCTGCAATTACTCTTATCGAATTGTTGATTTTCGGAGGAAGATTAAGAGAAGCTTCAATAGCTTATACCATACTTCTGCTCTCGCTTTCATATTCAATAGCAGTTCTAAAAAAGACTGAGATACGGAAACTCTACCAGGCTCTCTTGCTTCTGACAATTTTCAGATTGGTGAATTTTTCAATGCCAGTTTTTTTTGAGAGAAATCTTTATTCATTCATATTTATCTATGCACCCATGGCACTTCCTATAACTCTTGCTACTGTGCATCAGAAGGTGATATATGAGAGAAAAAAAGATACTCTAAGGAAGATTTGGATCTACTTTCCTCTATCTATCCTTGCAGGTCTGGCTTTTGGACAGGTAGAATATATAATGATAGGAGCCAGAGAACTTATACCAGATCTCTCATTGACAAACCTGCTGATACTCATTATTATAATGGTTTTTATTGTAGGGCTTATAGAAGAACTTATCTTCAGGTCAATTCTCCAGACAAGACTGGAAGAATTCCTGGGACCAGCCTGGGGAATTTTTCTTTCAAGCCTCCTTTTTGGGATAATGCATTCTACTTACGGCACTCCTTACGAAATGGTATATACCTTCTTTTTAGGAGGTTTTTTAGGATACCTATTTTATAGAACCCGAAGTCTTCCCCTTGTAGTAATGATTCATGGTTCAATAAATGTGTTCTTGTTTGGGATAATCCCACATGCAGGGTCCATAGTTGGATTAATGTAA
- a CDS encoding DUF1616 domain-containing protein, giving the protein MAGNRQLSMDLLLVVGFVLITNIFILVPVLSDSFLRTYLGIILVLFLPGYALTVALFPAKKDLDGIERTAISFGLSISIAPLLGLGLNYSSWGIREIPLLTEFSIFTLLICAVAHYRRGLLPETEVFGVSFKRCYLSMKARVFEKPESKTDKVIAFILALSILASMGSLVYIIGNSKEGEHFTEFYILGNNSTIGDYPTEFVPGEKGTVIVGVINHEYRPMDYTIDVRLENRLLLESKKQISLEHNMSWEKPVTFTPPLEGKNMKLEFLLFNESEKTTPYRNLHLWINVTEEA; this is encoded by the coding sequence ATGGCCGGAAATAGACAACTTTCCATGGACCTGCTGCTTGTTGTAGGTTTTGTGCTTATTACTAACATCTTTATACTCGTACCTGTACTTAGCGACAGTTTCCTGCGCACGTACCTGGGCATTATTCTGGTACTTTTCTTGCCGGGCTATGCGCTCACTGTAGCTCTCTTCCCGGCAAAAAAAGATCTTGACGGAATTGAGAGAACTGCAATTTCCTTCGGACTGAGTATTTCAATCGCCCCGTTACTGGGACTTGGACTGAACTATTCCAGCTGGGGGATCAGGGAGATTCCTCTACTGACAGAATTTTCAATTTTTACTCTCCTGATATGTGCAGTTGCTCATTACAGAAGGGGATTGCTGCCTGAAACCGAAGTCTTTGGAGTTTCATTCAAAAGATGTTACCTTAGCATGAAAGCCAGAGTTTTTGAAAAGCCCGAATCGAAAACTGATAAGGTTATTGCGTTTATCCTTGCCCTTTCTATTCTGGCTTCTATGGGGAGCCTTGTCTACATTATAGGAAACTCTAAAGAGGGAGAGCACTTTACCGAATTTTATATTCTTGGAAACAACAGTACGATCGGAGACTATCCTACGGAGTTTGTACCGGGAGAAAAAGGAACCGTCATTGTAGGGGTCATAAATCATGAGTACAGGCCAATGGATTATACAATAGATGTAAGGCTCGAAAACAGGTTGCTCTTGGAAAGTAAGAAACAGATAAGCCTTGAGCATAATATGTCCTGGGAAAAACCAGTTACTTTTACGCCACCTCTTGAAGGAAAGAATATGAAACTAGAGTTTCTGCTCTTTAATGAATCTGAGAAAACCACACCTTACCGGAACCTCCATCTCTGGATTAATGTTACTGAGGAGGCTTGA
- a CDS encoding NAD-dependent epimerase/dehydratase family protein, translating to MKNFISFEGCFSSFEGDLFQPMLFLHTSGMFQLYLINLWARTENFMLYFSLSASMKVLVTGGAGFIGSHIAEYFAEAGHTVRILDNLATGFLRNIPQNKNIEFIKGDICDLPSVEKAVSGMDYVFHEAALVSVPLSCEKPSEAFQTNTLGTLNVLQACVKAEVDKFVTASSAAIYGNNPIFPKREEMYPEPTSPYAISKLDVEYLARMFYEDHGLRTTCLRYFNVFGPRQDPKSPYAAVIPIFLERARLGKDLVIYGDGLQSRDFVHVKDVVRANASALEHGDGQVFNVAMGKSVTVLELAENIIKLTGSSSRIVHAASRAGDVRDSKADVSKISDWWEGEIELQEGLKTLI from the coding sequence ATGAAAAATTTTATCTCTTTTGAAGGATGTTTTTCTTCTTTTGAAGGAGACCTTTTCCAGCCTATGCTATTTTTGCACACTTCAGGAATGTTTCAACTTTATCTTATAAACCTCTGGGCGCGCACAGAAAATTTTATGTTGTATTTTTCCCTTTCTGCAAGCATGAAAGTGCTGGTTACTGGAGGAGCAGGTTTCATAGGCTCCCACATAGCTGAATATTTTGCAGAAGCAGGACACACTGTCAGGATTTTGGATAATCTTGCCACGGGTTTTCTCAGAAATATTCCACAGAATAAAAACATTGAGTTTATTAAGGGAGATATCTGTGACTTACCCTCAGTCGAAAAAGCGGTTTCGGGCATGGATTATGTCTTTCACGAAGCTGCCCTTGTATCCGTACCTTTAAGCTGTGAAAAACCTTCTGAAGCTTTCCAGACTAACACGCTTGGAACCCTTAATGTACTGCAAGCCTGCGTTAAAGCCGAAGTCGACAAATTTGTGACAGCGTCTTCAGCTGCGATCTATGGAAATAACCCGATTTTTCCAAAAAGAGAGGAGATGTATCCTGAACCGACTTCTCCTTATGCCATTTCTAAACTTGATGTAGAATATCTGGCAAGGATGTTTTATGAGGACCATGGACTTCGTACCACTTGCCTGCGTTATTTCAATGTCTTCGGCCCTCGCCAGGACCCAAAATCCCCATATGCAGCCGTTATTCCGATTTTTCTTGAGAGAGCGAGACTGGGAAAGGACCTTGTTATTTATGGAGATGGACTTCAGAGTCGAGATTTTGTTCATGTTAAAGATGTAGTCAGGGCAAACGCCTCAGCTCTTGAGCATGGAGATGGTCAGGTTTTTAACGTGGCTATGGGAAAAAGCGTGACAGTTCTGGAACTTGCCGAAAATATTATTAAGTTAACTGGCTCTTCTAGCAGGATTGTACATGCCGCTTCAAGGGCAGGTGATGTTCGGGACTCAAAAGCCGATGTCTCAAAAATCTCAGACTGGTGGGAAGGAGAGATCGAGCTACAGGAGGGATTAAAAACCCTGATTTAA
- a CDS encoding DUF1616 domain-containing protein: MTVKKISSDLFIIMGLVLLTDIFVLTPGINETMFRNILGLPLVLFLPGYALIAALFPARSDLDGIERVALSFGLSIAVVPLIGLGLNYTPWGIRTLPILISLSAFTFIMCGLAYLRRASLPESEAFNISFKAAALSLKSEIMETSESRLDRALTGFLIISILLSIVTLAYVVVSPKEGEHFTEFYLLGPEGKADNYTTNYTLGQSGTVIVGVVNHEYRPVNYTMEVTLDNKSLFLPENVKHINLAHNETWEEPVTIMPPVEGKNLKLQFLLFNDTEKSVPYRDLHLWVNVSAPKQLKT; this comes from the coding sequence ATGACTGTAAAAAAAATTTCCTCAGATCTGTTTATTATTATGGGGCTCGTGCTCCTAACAGATATCTTCGTGCTCACTCCTGGAATAAATGAAACAATGTTCCGGAATATACTTGGATTGCCTCTTGTGCTATTTCTGCCAGGGTATGCTCTGATTGCAGCTCTTTTTCCTGCAAGATCTGATCTTGATGGGATCGAACGGGTCGCTCTTTCATTCGGACTGAGTATTGCAGTTGTGCCATTAATAGGCCTTGGTCTTAATTATACTCCATGGGGAATCAGGACTCTACCAATTCTCATAAGTCTGTCCGCTTTTACCTTTATTATGTGTGGGCTTGCATACCTTAGACGAGCAAGTCTCCCAGAAAGTGAGGCTTTTAATATCTCTTTCAAAGCAGCAGCACTTTCGCTCAAATCCGAGATCATGGAAACCTCAGAGTCAAGGCTAGATAGAGCTCTCACGGGTTTTCTGATAATTTCCATTCTCCTGTCCATAGTAACCCTAGCTTATGTGGTTGTGAGCCCAAAAGAAGGAGAACATTTCACAGAGTTCTATCTTCTTGGACCTGAAGGAAAAGCAGATAATTATACTACAAATTACACGCTCGGGCAAAGTGGAACCGTAATAGTTGGAGTTGTAAACCATGAATACAGGCCTGTAAATTACACAATGGAAGTAACACTTGATAATAAATCACTGTTCCTTCCGGAAAATGTGAAGCATATCAATCTTGCCCATAATGAGACCTGGGAAGAACCCGTTACTATTATGCCTCCTGTTGAGGGAAAGAATCTGAAGCTTCAGTTCCTGCTCTTTAATGACACTGAGAAAAGTGTACCTTATAGAGACCTTCATCTATGGGTAAATGTGAGTGCACCAAAACAACTGAAAACTTAA
- a CDS encoding glycosyltransferase family 2 protein has protein sequence MSDQLLIESGIGHIINKKNKCTVSRASKNVTVVLSAYNEETSIGSIILLTRLYADKVIVVDDASSDQTAEIAKKAGAEVVINRTNRGKGASLETGFKAAVHLGADIIVTMDSRGRHNPENIPRLIDPIITGGADVVNGTQDLNSVSRNTPVYRRVGQTILGRFANKKSDKTRGSQITFRAFTAPKKDIIHFDIQDLSIESETLADASKSDLRIKEVEVDSHYNFEDPVQTPVKYVRGILRTVTRDIEANKPLYFYAVPGFALATCGFCMGLKFLEASAFGIESLHFRYVLVMIFLSISGVYMTVKGIVRHSLVEVAQTEAT, from the coding sequence ATGAGTGATCAGCTACTTATAGAAAGTGGCATAGGGCATATAATAAATAAAAAAAATAAATGTACTGTAAGCAGAGCCTCTAAAAATGTCACAGTTGTCCTTTCTGCCTATAATGAAGAAACGTCTATAGGAAGCATTATACTTCTCACCCGGCTCTATGCTGATAAGGTGATTGTGGTAGATGATGCCAGTTCAGATCAAACAGCAGAGATAGCAAAAAAAGCTGGGGCTGAAGTAGTTATAAACAGGACCAATAGGGGCAAAGGTGCGTCTTTAGAAACAGGATTTAAAGCTGCAGTCCATCTCGGCGCTGATATAATTGTGACAATGGACTCAAGAGGTCGCCATAACCCTGAAAACATTCCCAGGCTCATTGACCCTATAATAACAGGAGGTGCAGATGTGGTCAATGGTACTCAAGATTTAAACAGTGTGAGCAGAAACACTCCTGTTTACCGCCGCGTTGGGCAAACGATTCTGGGCAGATTCGCCAATAAAAAATCTGACAAAACTAGAGGTTCTCAGATTACTTTTCGCGCCTTTACAGCCCCTAAAAAAGATATCATCCACTTCGACATCCAGGACCTGTCAATAGAAAGCGAGACGCTTGCAGATGCGAGCAAATCTGACCTTCGCATAAAAGAAGTCGAAGTAGATTCCCATTATAACTTTGAAGACCCGGTACAAACTCCAGTCAAGTATGTTCGTGGAATCCTGAGAACTGTAACCAGGGATATAGAGGCCAATAAGCCACTATACTTCTATGCAGTGCCAGGTTTTGCCCTTGCAACATGCGGTTTTTGCATGGGGTTGAAATTTCTTGAAGCCTCTGCCTTTGGAATAGAAAGTCTTCATTTCCGGTATGTACTTGTAATGATTTTTCTATCTATTTCCGGAGTATATATGACAGTGAAAGGAATCGTAAGGCATTCCCTAGTAGAAGTGGCCCAAACTGAGGCTACATAA
- a CDS encoding lipopolysaccharide biosynthesis protein, with amino-acid sequence MDEITADAAEKRSDKSKKESFVTDVLTLAGGTTFAQILTILAAPVLTRLYGPDDFGVWALYLSITSIISVIACMRYEYSIMLPESSEEAVNLLGLSFLAVLLVTGLTFPAIWYFKEPIVNILNSQQIGDYLWLVPPFIFVNGLFLALNSWNTRTKLFKRLSLSRVFSSFSSTATQISLGFTEKIAGGLIVGSLTGQSIATFVLGGQIWRDDRKLIVKNLSWKKIYEGFKKYRKFSFVDTWGALMNSVSWQLPAFLLSAFFTPAVVGFYSLGFRLLQLPMSFIGGSISQVFFQRASRAFTEGTLPSLVENVFRMLVVIGMFPILILTIVGGDVFTIIFGKAWAEAGIYAQILSLWAFVWFISSPLTAIYVVVEKYHFGFHYNFFNLITRFLSLTIGGLLGNARMALILFSLSGIAVYGYLCLKMMSYAGVKTSSVLKIVFSNFLLFIPAGTIIIALKIIEINQILLVIFSGVIVCFYYLYILKSDAQMKRIIGEFKN; translated from the coding sequence ATGGATGAAATAACAGCAGATGCAGCAGAGAAACGGTCTGATAAAAGTAAGAAGGAAAGTTTCGTTACTGATGTGCTCACACTTGCAGGCGGAACAACCTTTGCTCAAATCCTTACAATTTTAGCTGCTCCTGTATTGACTCGCCTCTATGGGCCTGATGATTTTGGAGTTTGGGCTCTGTACCTTTCGATCACCAGCATTATCAGCGTTATTGCCTGCATGAGATACGAATATTCCATAATGCTACCTGAATCGAGTGAAGAGGCTGTAAACCTGTTGGGGCTGAGTTTTCTAGCAGTGCTGTTAGTGACCGGTTTAACCTTTCCAGCCATATGGTACTTTAAAGAGCCAATAGTTAATATTCTAAATTCTCAGCAGATAGGAGACTATCTCTGGCTTGTACCTCCTTTTATTTTTGTAAACGGGTTATTTCTTGCACTGAATAGCTGGAATACAAGAACAAAACTTTTTAAAAGGCTTTCACTTTCAAGAGTTTTCAGTTCGTTTTCGAGTACCGCTACACAGATAAGTCTGGGGTTTACAGAAAAGATTGCAGGAGGGTTAATAGTTGGAAGCCTTACTGGTCAGTCTATTGCAACATTTGTGCTTGGAGGACAGATATGGAGAGATGATAGAAAATTAATTGTTAAAAACCTGAGCTGGAAAAAAATCTATGAAGGGTTTAAGAAGTACCGCAAGTTTTCGTTTGTAGATACATGGGGTGCCCTCATGAACTCAGTCTCTTGGCAGCTTCCTGCTTTTCTTCTTTCGGCTTTCTTCACACCTGCAGTTGTAGGTTTTTATTCACTAGGCTTTCGCCTTCTGCAGCTGCCAATGAGTTTCATTGGAGGTTCGATTTCACAGGTATTCTTCCAGAGAGCCTCAAGAGCATTCACCGAGGGCACTCTTCCTTCTCTTGTTGAGAATGTGTTCAGAATGCTTGTGGTTATAGGTATGTTCCCGATACTTATCCTGACAATTGTCGGCGGGGACGTCTTTACTATTATTTTCGGAAAAGCCTGGGCAGAAGCAGGTATCTACGCCCAGATTCTTAGTCTGTGGGCTTTTGTATGGTTTATCTCCTCTCCATTAACTGCTATATACGTAGTAGTCGAAAAATATCACTTCGGTTTTCATTATAATTTTTTCAACCTGATAACACGCTTCCTCTCACTTACAATTGGAGGCTTGCTAGGAAATGCACGTATGGCACTTATTCTTTTTTCACTGTCAGGTATTGCGGTATACGGTTACCTTTGCCTAAAGATGATGTCCTATGCCGGAGTAAAGACTTCGAGCGTCCTGAAAATAGTATTTTCTAATTTTCTTCTCTTCATTCCTGCAGGAACTATCATTATTGCCCTTAAAATTATAGAAATAAACCAGATATTGCTTGTTATCTTTTCCGGTGTAATTGTCTGTTTTTACTATCTGTATATCTTGAAAAGCGATGCACAGATGAAAAGGATAATTGGAGAATTCAAAAATTGA
- a CDS encoding polysaccharide deacetylase family protein, with product MIEKLKQNEELWDLFSKKEEYNLTFSDQYDRFPYYLSSQRNIFDPSVSRFLVENGLHPEYPDGKKFAVCLTHDIDVIYPEKIYMIIGTAKAFAKGNLTDAIKTPFCRICKKFNPYWNFREIIELEAKYNAKSSFYFLALRPGEKDFNYEIEDLEAELKFISTRGWEVGLHGGHESYSSLEDIKEKKQRIEKVLGKEIIGYRNHYLRFKVPDTWELLSKANFKYDTTFGYSDCAGFRNGMCHPFRPYNINTGKQIDIIELPLIVMDRTLLRSYMRLDVKKAWELTKSLVDKVEQYNGVITILWHNNTSIDGEGLKYYEKFLKYVSGKKAWLASGEEIYNWWSTNIEPRY from the coding sequence ATGATCGAGAAACTGAAACAAAATGAGGAACTCTGGGATCTATTTAGCAAAAAAGAAGAATACAATTTGACCTTTTCTGACCAGTACGATAGGTTTCCGTACTATTTAAGCAGCCAGAGGAATATTTTTGATCCCAGTGTTTCTAGGTTTCTGGTAGAAAACGGGTTACACCCTGAGTATCCAGACGGAAAAAAATTTGCAGTCTGCCTTACTCATGATATTGATGTGATATATCCGGAAAAGATCTACATGATCATTGGAACTGCTAAAGCCTTTGCTAAAGGAAATTTAACAGATGCTATCAAGACACCTTTTTGTAGAATTTGCAAAAAGTTTAACCCTTACTGGAACTTTAGAGAAATAATAGAGCTGGAGGCAAAATATAATGCAAAATCCAGCTTTTATTTTCTGGCCTTGAGGCCTGGAGAGAAAGACTTCAATTACGAAATTGAGGATCTCGAAGCCGAATTGAAGTTTATATCCACTCGTGGTTGGGAAGTAGGGTTGCATGGAGGGCATGAGTCTTACAGCAGTTTGGAAGATATAAAGGAAAAAAAGCAGAGAATTGAAAAAGTATTAGGTAAGGAAATTATAGGGTACAGAAATCATTATTTAAGGTTTAAAGTACCGGATACGTGGGAATTGTTAAGCAAAGCAAACTTTAAGTATGACACAACATTTGGGTATTCGGATTGTGCAGGCTTTAGAAATGGCATGTGCCATCCTTTCAGGCCATATAATATAAACACTGGAAAACAAATAGATATCATTGAGCTGCCTCTCATAGTTATGGACCGGACGTTATTAAGAAGTTACATGCGACTTGACGTTAAAAAGGCCTGGGAGCTCACAAAGAGTCTTGTTGATAAAGTTGAACAGTATAATGGTGTAATCACGATTCTATGGCACAACAATACATCCATTGATGGAGAAGGCCTTAAATACTACGAAAAATTCCTCAAATATGTTTCCGGCAAAAAAGCCTGGCTTGCAAGTGGGGAAGAAATATATAACTGGTGGTCTACCAATATTGAACCACGATATTGA